Proteins from a single region of Segatella copri:
- a CDS encoding IS1380 family transposase — protein sequence MAKIQIKSEKLTPFGGIFSIMEQFDALLAQTIDSTLGLRCTMFGYQYSEILRSLMCVYLCGGSCIEDVTTHLMKHLSLHPTLRTCSADTILRAIEELTFKSITYKSASGKSYDFNTADKMNCLLVNALLATGQLKSGQEYDFDFDHQFIETEKYDAKPTYKKFLGYSPGVAVINDMIVGIENRDGNTNVRFNQKETLERIFKRLEASEIYISRARMDCGSCSEEIVDMVEAHCRHFYIRANRCSSFYDSMFALTGWKTVEINGIEFELNSILVEKWKGKPYRLVIQRQRRIDGDLDIWEGEYTYRCILTNDYKSSARDIVEFYNLRGGKERIFDDMNNGFGWNRLPKSFMAQNTVFLLMTALIRNFYKAIMQRLKTHEFGLRATSRIKTFVFKFISVPAKWIKTSRRHVLNIYSDNNAYANLFKTDFG from the coding sequence ATGGCAAAGATACAAATAAAATCTGAGAAACTCACTCCTTTTGGGGGAATTTTTTCGATTATGGAGCAATTTGATGCTCTTTTAGCTCAAACCATAGATTCCACCTTGGGATTGAGATGCACTATGTTTGGTTATCAATATAGCGAGATTCTACGCTCTCTGATGTGCGTATATCTTTGTGGTGGCTCATGTATTGAGGATGTTACAACTCACCTGATGAAACATTTGTCTCTTCATCCAACTCTTCGCACTTGCAGCGCAGACACCATATTACGTGCTATCGAAGAACTGACTTTTAAGAGCATCACCTATAAGTCTGCTTCTGGCAAATCCTATGATTTCAATACTGCAGACAAGATGAACTGCTTACTGGTCAATGCCCTGCTTGCTACTGGTCAATTGAAATCCGGTCAAGAGTATGATTTTGACTTTGACCATCAGTTCATTGAAACAGAGAAGTATGATGCAAAACCAACCTACAAGAAGTTCTTGGGCTATAGTCCAGGCGTAGCTGTCATTAACGACATGATTGTTGGTATTGAAAATAGAGACGGCAACACAAACGTACGCTTCAACCAAAAAGAAACTTTGGAAAGAATCTTCAAGCGATTGGAGGCTTCGGAAATATATATTTCTCGTGCCCGCATGGATTGCGGCTCATGTTCGGAGGAAATCGTAGATATGGTAGAGGCTCATTGCAGGCATTTTTATATTCGTGCCAACAGATGCTCTTCTTTCTACGATTCCATGTTTGCCTTAACTGGATGGAAAACTGTTGAAATCAACGGTATTGAGTTTGAGTTGAATTCTATCCTTGTTGAGAAATGGAAAGGAAAACCGTATCGTCTTGTCATACAGAGACAAAGGCGAATAGATGGAGACCTTGACATTTGGGAAGGCGAATATACCTACAGATGTATACTGACTAACGATTACAAGTCGAGTGCAAGAGACATCGTGGAATTCTACAATCTTCGTGGTGGCAAGGAACGCATCTTCGATGACATGAACAATGGCTTTGGCTGGAATCGATTGCCAAAATCGTTCATGGCACAGAATACTGTATTCCTGCTTATGACAGCTCTCATCAGAAACTTCTACAAAGCTATTATGCAGAGATTGAAAACCCATGAATTTGGATTGCGTGCCACCAGCAGAATCAAGACCTTTGTTTTCAAGTTCATCTCTGTTCCTGCGAAATGGATTAAGACATCACGTAGGCATGTATTGAACATTTACTCAGACAACAATGCTTATGCCAACCTGTTCAAGACAGACTTTGGTTAA